The uncultured Cohaesibacter sp. region CAGCCGGAACATCGACAGACAGCGTCTTGCGGATCCGGTCTGTGCCGATGGCAAGGAGAAGCTTGCCTGCAAAGCGCGGTGAAACCTTCAGCTTGGCAGTCTCGCCTGCCTTGTAGCTTGGCTTATCAAGCGCCAGTTCCAACCCGTCTGGCGTATCAAGCGAGCCTGCGCTGGCCCAACCTGCGCGGAATTCAACGCTGGTGCTGTCGCCAAGGGTCAGCCGATACCGGCCCCATTCAACCGGGAGAGACAGTTTGGCAGGATCGCCCGTACCCAGATCGACCTGACCGTCAGCCACCTTGCTTTCCAGATCCACCGATTCCGAGTACCAGCTAGACCCGTTGCGATACCATTGATACTGGCGCTCGATCTTGACGAGGGACCAATCCACGCTAGATTGGCTCGCCCGACTGGCATCCGGAGATACGGCTATGAGCTGGAACTGTGCGTCACTATTCTCGCTCACCTGATTGCCGTCAAACTGGGGCTTGATGCCCAACATGATATCGTCGGGTTTGACGCGATATTGCGCCCGACGCTCGATGGCGCGGCCGGAGCCTTCCTGCATCCGCACAACCAGATCAGCGATCTTGGGGCGGGTGGAGGCACGCAACGCTCCGAGGCTGAAGTCATATTGGCCCTTGCCGTCTGCGTCCAGTGCGGGCAGTGGGCCCAGCGGTATCCGCTCTATGCCGGTATCTTCTTCTTCGGCCAGACCAAAGAGATAGCCTTCAAAGCCATCCATCTTGCGGGTTTCGCGCACCAGTATATCGCCGGAAAGGGCGAGACCGGCAGCCGGAGCGCCATAAAGATAGCGCCCTTCGATGGCACCGGTTGCGCTATCGCCAACGGCAATGACGTCTCCGTCGGGCGTCAGTGTCATATCGGTACGATCAGGGATGAAATCCTCGACAAGGAAACTCACTTCGCCAAGGGCCGGTTTCTTCGGATCGGCAAAGATCTGAACCCGCCAGCCGCCGCGCTTGGCGTTACTGAGAAGGGGTAGATCCACTGAATACCCCCCGAGCGCCTTGCCCGAGCCGATCAGACGTTGGGCTTCCACGCCATCGGGGCGCAGGAATGAGAAGGTGAGCGGCAAGTCGTTCACAGCACGGGCGGTGTCATCGCGCGCCAAAGCAGAGACATGCACCTCCTCGCCAGGGCGATAGACCCCACGCTCGGTCCATGCATAGACATCGACCCCTTCCGGCGACGGCCGACCGGTCACACCTCTATCAGAGAGGTCAAAACCGGCTCGGGTCAGATCGAGAAAGACGAAATCATTCTTGTCTATATTGCTGGCTGTCAGAACCGCCGGAGACAATCCGTCTGAGCCGCGCATGAGCCCGGCATCGAAGGTAACCATGCCGGTGGCATCGCTGGTGCCGCTGCCCAGAATTTCGTTGTTGCGGGCGATAAGTTGAACCTTGATGCCGGAGAGCGGCGCAGCGCTTTCCAGCGAGCGGGCAAAGACCTGAAGGCCGCCCAGATCATCACTGGCCTCGCTGCTGCTGCCAGCGGGTGTAGATTTGGTGCTCGAGAAGGTCGTCAGTCCGATGTCTGAAATCACGAACCACTGGCTTGCGGCAGAGGGATAGTCGTTCAGATCAATGGTCGTGGCGGCTGCCGTCATGAGATAGACCCCCGGCTCACGCTCGGGCAGGGCCTCGTCGATCGGAATGGCTGTTACCACTTCACGGTTCTTTTCCGGTGTGATTGCCATGGAGCCTTCCCAGACCGGAGAGCCCATATTTTCTGTCAGGTCGGAAAGTTGCCATTCTTCAAGTTGGCTGAGAAAACGGGAGCCCCGCACCAGTTGCGCCAGAGAGCGGTCATTGATGCGATAGAGTGCCAGCTTGGCTTCATCGGCATTGACCGACACCAGAGGAAGACCGCGGCGATTGCTGGCCGGCAATACGTAATTGTTGCCGCTAAAGCGCATGCCCGGCTTGCGGTCGCGCACATATAGATCCAGTTGCAGATTGGAAAGCAGTTGCTCGCCATTGTCCGCAGGCAGGCCTTCGCGCACATCCAGCTGATAGTTGTTGCCGTGGGCAAGCCCTTCTACACAGATCTGCCGCTTGCTCACATCAAGCGCCTTGGGTTCTTGCTGATTGATGCGGATATAGGAGGCATAATCGCCGAAGCCCTTTTTCAGTTCTTCGGAAAACTGAATGCAAATGCGCGGATTTTGCAAATCCGCATCAATGCTGTGATTGATCATGCGGAAGCCATGGCTTTCCAGAAGGCGGTGATAGTCTGCCCGATCTGCCGGATTTTCGCGCATTTCAAGCGCCAGTTTGAAACTGTCTATAGCTTCGCGGAAGCGCGCGGTCGCTTCTAGTGCGCGGGCAAGCTGGGAGAGAGCGGCCGCACGATTGGTGCGCGTGCGAGAGCTCGTATAGGCATTGAGAGCTGCATTGATGGCTGAGGCCCGCGCCGTGCGAGCTTCTCTCAAGTCTTGAGTGGTGCGGGCAGCTTGCGCCGCAGCCTGTGAGTAGGCATGCCAGATGTCACTGGCCTCCGGATCCATTGCCAAAGCACTGCGGAACAGGGTCATGGCACGCGTCGGATCGTTGAAGTCCATTGCACCATAGCCGCGTTTGATCAGCTCATCAAAGCCGATGGTGCCAGCTCCAACGTCGGGACTAGAGGATGATACCTCTTTATACATCTTGGCGGCGGCGTTATGGATGCTCTGAGGCAGATTGGTAAGGGGAGTGGCTTTGCCGATATCTTCTTCTTCAAAGCGAGTCGCAATACGGCCTGAAATCGCGCCCTTGAACGGCGTTGCCTTGGCAAAATCAGATTTTAAAAAGCAGAATTCGGCTTTGACATTATAGGTAAAGGCCTTGCATCCGCGCGTCTTCAAACAGGCCGACTGGCATTGATCCAGCGTCACCTTTTTCAGCGTCTTGAAGTCGAAGCCATAAAAATCCGTATCGCGCGAGAGGATCACTTCATCCCGATAGGTGCCATCAAGAGCCCATGCGTTTTGCGATGCGGAAAATGAAATGAGAATTAGAGCGACTATCGCAGATAGAATCCGGGCCATGGGTCCCCTCCGGTCTTCAATGAACGGTCCGCTGTCTCTTTCTTCTCAATAATAATAGGCTATGAGCGAGAGCTTGGCGGCATTTATGAAATGTAAGCAACAAACGAGTTCTGACAGTATGTAGCATTATTGCGACGATTTTGAGAGCAAATATGTCTTGAAAGAAATAAATTGTTTTTGATTGATGCGTGTACACTCTCCTGTGTATGGACGTCATCATGCCCGGACAAAGACCCGAATTGCGGTCCGCACTTCTGCGCTTGCGGGCCTATCTGGCTCTCCTTCATTCATAGTTTAAAATGGAAAGGGCTTGATTGTCTGTGCCAAAATCATGCAAACAGGCTCATAAAATGGTAACGCTTTTATATTGTGTTAAGCAAAGATTCGCGTCGAATTGGCTCAAACGAGGGATGTGAGAATGGCTGGCAGTTGGATTGAAACAGGCAGGATGGCACTAAGAGGCGCAGGACTTGGGGGCGTGTCTTTGCTGCTTTCTACCGTGCTGTCCCATGCTCAGGCGGTCGATGTCACAACCACTGTGTCGTCTATCAAAGACTCCGGAGCCATCGAGCTTGTTTTGCCAAAAGACCGTATGGTTGCCATTGGTGACAAGGTTGAATTCGACATGCCGCTTTCCAGGGAAAATGCAGATGGCTCTGATGATCAACCAGCCATCGAATGGAGCGTGCAGGGCCTCAAGGATGGGGTGATTATCGCTGAACCCAGCGCAAAGCCGGAAAAGATGCCCGAGCTGGGCTATCGCGTCACCATCAAGACTTTGGCCAATCAGCCGACGATCCTCTCTTCGAGTGAAGCCAAAATCAAAGCCGCTGAAATCAACTCGGCCGATTCTGATACAGCCGTTGCTACAACCGATCAGATGGGCGATGACAAAGAGGCAACTAGCGCGGAAAAAACCTCGGAAGCAGAGACCGCTGATGCAAAGACGCCAGTTGAAGAAATCTCTGAACCCAAGACAGATAATATAAAAGAGCCTGTTGAGCCCGAAGAGCCTTCCATGGCCAAGGAGCCTGCACCAGAGGCACCTGCTGACCCTCAAATGACGCAACCTGAAGAAGCGTCAAAGCCAACTGCCAAGCAGGAGGGCTCCGGGGATGCTCCAGAGAAGGTATCCGTCGAGGAACAGAAAAAGACTGACACCCCTTTAACTGACACCCCTTTAGCAGAAAAGACCGAAGTTCCAAGCATCAAGGCCGAGAGTGCTGAGCCAAAAGCGACCGGCCCTGTTGCGAAACAAACGCCTGTCGGGCCCGCACCAGAAATGGCGTGTGACCGCTTGGCTGCCCATCCTTTCGACCCGGATGCCGTTGCCAAAGGGGTATTCTATGCCGATCTTGATGCAGACAAGGTGATCGCCGCCTGTCAGGACGCCATTGCCGCCTATCCGCAGGAAGCACGTTTCTACACCCAGTTGACGCGCGGGCTGCATAAGGCAGGTAAGCCTGCGCTCGCCCATGCTGCAACCCAAAAAGGGGCGGAGCTGGGCAGCGGCCAATCCATGGCCTATCTGGGGGTCATGTACAAGAATGGCGAACAGGTTGCCCAGGATCAGACGCAGGCCCTTCAATGGTTCGAAAAGGCCGCAGAGGCGGGTAATCCCGGTGGCATGGTGTTTGCTGCCTCCATGTATCGCGATGGTGTGGGAACGGCTCGCAACTACAAGCGGGCTGCCGAGCTCTACCAAATGGCCAGCGACAAGGACATTGCCGAAGCGTCAGCCGATTTGGGCATCTTCTATGATCGCGGGCAGGGCGTTGAGCGCAACGCCGAGCAGGCCGCAACCCTGTTGCTGAAAGCCTATGTACAAGATGACAAAGACACCCAGCAAATATTCTTTGAGGCCCCCGGCGTGCTCTCTGAAGAAACGCGCAAAGCCGTTCAGATCGCACTCAAAGACAAGGGCTTTTACAAAAGCGCCATCGACGCCGATTTTGGTTCCGGCACCCGCAGGGCCCTGATCCTTTATAAGCGGAATGCCCGTCGCTAAGAGCGCGATAATTGCTATTTTGATTCGTTCAGTGGGGCGAGACTATGCGTATTGGACCTGACACACGAGCCGACTATAAGACGTTTCAGGTGGTTCCGACCCGTTGGAACGACAATGACAGCTTTGGTCACCTCAACAACGCTGTTCATTATTCCCTTTTTGACAGTGCCATTGCTGGCTGGCTGATGGAAAACACATCGCTTGATGTGGCCAATGATGAGCAGATCTGCGTCGTCGTGGAAAACGGCTGCAACTATTTCGAGGAGATCTCTTTCCCCGATGTGGTTACCGTGGGCTTGAGGATCACGCACATCGGCACCAGCTCGGTGCGCTATGAAATCGGGTTGTTCCGCAATGATGACCTGGTAACGGCAGCACGCGGCCACTTTGTTCATGTGTATGTCAATGAGAAAAGCCGTACGCCCGAACCCATGAACGACGCCGTGCGCGCGCTTTTCACGTCGATTTTGAAAAGCGCAGACTGATTGTCTCCACTTCGGCTTTGACGATGACAAAAGGGGACGATGGTCCACAAGTCATTGAAGGGCTATTGTTCTTCGCTTTCGATTTGATATAAATCAAGGGGGAGGCAATGTCCACAAAACCTGTATTACGATGCGACAATTGGTATATTTCTCACAAAAGTGCTTGGTAGAATTACACGTATAACGTGATAATGCAGAGCCCTATCCAATAAGGCCGTCGGGGACGGGCTTGAGATAGGGGGCGGGACAGGAACCCATCCTTTTCGATCATCCTTACCCTTCGGCGAGAGGCATCTAGGGGCTTGCTCAAGGGACAGAAACCGGGAATAGTTATGGCTGACTTCAAGAAAATTCTGATTGCTAACCGTGGCGAAATCGCCATCCGAGTCATGCGCGCAGCAAATGAGCTGGGCAAGCGAACAGTTGCCATCTATGCAGAGGAAGACAAACTCTCCCTGCACCGGTTCAAGGCGGACGAAGCTTATCGTGTCGGGGCTGGCATGGGCCCCGTTGCTGCATATCTCTCCATTTCCGAGATCATCCGCGTTGCCAAGGAATCTGGCGCCGATGCCATTCATCCCGGCTACGGGCTGCTGTCCGAGAATCCCGAATTCGTGGATGCCTGCACCGAGGCTGGAATCACCTTCATTGGCCCGAAAGCGGAAACCATGCGCAAGCTTGGCGACAAGGCGTCGGCGCGTAAGGTGGCAATCGAAGCGGGCGTTCCGGTCATTCCGGCAACCGAAGTGTTGGGCGATGACATGGAAGAGATCGCCCGTGAAGCCGAAAAGATTGGCTATCCCCTCATGCTGAAAGCCAGCTGGGGTGGCGGCGGTCGCGGCATGCGCCCGATCAATGGCCCGAATGAACTGGAAGATAAAATCCGCGAAGGACGCCGCGAAGCTGAAAACGCCTTCGGCAACGGCGAAGGTTATCTGGAAAAGATGATCATCAAGGCCCGCCATGTCGAGGTTCAGATTCTGGGTGACAGCCACGGCGGCATGTATCACCTGTTCGAGCGCGATTGCTCTGTGCAGCGCCGGAACCAGAAAGTGGTCGAGCGTGCGCCTGCGCCTTATCTCAGCGAAGAACAGCGTAAGGAAATCTGCGAGCTAGGCTACAAGATCTGCAAGCATGTGAATTATGAATGCGCCGGTACCGTCGAGTTCCTGATGGACATGGATAGCGGTAACTTCTACTTCATCGAGGTGAACCCGCGCGTGCAGGTCGAGCATACGGTGACGGAAGAAGTGACCGGCATCGACATCGTACAATCGCAGATCAAGATCGCCGAAGGCAAGACCATCGAGGAGGCCACCGGCGTTGCCAGTCAGGAAGAGGTGCAGCTGCACGGCCACGCCCTGCAGTGCCGTGTGACCACCGAAGACCCACAAAACAACTTCATTCCCGATTACGGGCGCCTCAATGCTTATCGCTCTGCCACCGGCATGGGCGTGCGTCTTGATGGCGGCACCGCCTACACCGGCGGTGTCATCACCCGTTATTATGATAGTCTGCTGACCAAGGTCACCGCATGGGCGCCGACGCCAGAGCAGGCCATTGCCCGCATGGATCGCGCCTTGCGTGAATTCCGTGTACGCGGTGTTTCAACCAACATCCGCTTTGTTGAGAATCTGCTCAAGCATCCGACCTTCCTTGACAATAGCTACACCACCAAATTCATCGATACCACGCCTGAGCTTTTTGCCTTCAAGAAGCGGCGCGACCGGGGCACCAAGGTGCTCACCTATATTGCGGACATCACGGTAAACGGGCATCCTGAAGCCAAGGACCGGCCACGTCCAGCCGAAGGGTTACGGGCCCCTGTCATCCCGGCGCCTCGGGCAGAGAAGCCAGCGGCAGGCACCCGCAATTTGCTTGATGAGAAAGGCCCGCAAGCCGTTGCTGACTGGATGAAAGAGCAGAAGCAACTGCTTTTGACCGATACCACCATGCGTGATGGGCATCAGTCCCTTCTGGCAACCCGCATGCGCTCCATAGACATGATCAAGGTGGCGCCAAGCTACGCGGTCAACCTGCCGCAGCTCTTCTCCGTTGAAGCGTGGGGCGGGGCAACCTTCGATGTAGCCTACCGCTTCCTGCAGGAATGCCCATGGCAACGTCTGCGCGATTTGCGCAGCTATATGCCCAACATCATGATTCAGATGTTGCTGCGCGGATCAAACGGTGTTGGCTATACCAATTATCCGGACAATGTGGTCCAAAGCTTCGTCAAACAGGCCGCCATCTCGGGCGTTGACCTGTTCCGCGTATTCGATTCCCTCAACTGGGTTGAGAATATGCGCGTTGCCATGGATGCTGTGCTGGAAAATAACAAGCTGTGCGAAGGCACCATCTGTTACACCGGCGATATTTATGATCCGAACCGGGCCAAATATGATCTCAACTATTATGTGAAGATGGGCAAGGAGCTACGCGACGCTGGTGCGCATATCCTCGGCCTCAAGGACATGGCCGGACTTCTGAAGCCCGCTCAGGCTCGTGTTCTGGTCAAGGCCCTGAAGGAAGAGGTCGGCCTGCCGATCCATCTGCACACCCATGACACATCCGGTATTTCTGCCGCCACCGTGCTGGCCGCAAGCGAAGCGGGCGTGGATGCGGTGGACGCTGCCATGGACGCCTTCTCCGGTTCCACTTCGCAGCCATGCCTTGGATCCATCGCCGAAGCTCTACGCAATACCGATCGGGATTCTGGCCTTGATGTGGAAGCCATCCGAGATGTTTCCCGTTATTGGGAGGCGGTTCGCGGTCAGTATGCTGCATTTGAAAGCGGCACTGCCGCACCAGCTTCCGAGGTTTATCTGCATGAGATGCCCGGGGGCCAGTTCACCAATCTCAAGGCTCAGGCCCGCAGCATGGGGCTTGAAGAGCGTTGGCACGAAGTCGCCCAGACCTATGCTGACGTAAACCTGATGTTCGGCGATATCCCGAAGGTGACCCCGTCATCCAAGGTGGTCGGCGATATGGCTCTTATGATGGTGTCTCAGGGGCTGACACGCAAACAGGTGGAAGATCCAACGGTTGACCTGTCCTTCCCGGACTCTGTCATCGACATGATGCGCGGCAATCTGGGCCAGCCGAAAGGGGGCTTCCCGGCCAATATCATCGAGAAGGTGCTCAAGGGGGACAAACCCAACACCGAGCGTCCGGGCAAGCACTTGCCTCCGGTGGATCTGGAAGACGTCCGCGCCAAGCTGTCCGAAGAGCTGGAAGGCTTTGCCATCGATGATGAGGACCTCAACGGCTACCTGATGTACCCGAAGGTGTTCCTCGACTATATGGGGCGTCATCGCCTGTATGGTCCGGTTCGCACGCTGCCAACCAAAACCTTCTTCTATGGCATGGAGCAGGGCGAAGAGATCTCGGCCGAGATCTCTCCGGGCAAGACGCTGGAAATTCGCATGCAGGCCATTTCGGAAACCAATGATGAAGGCGACGTGAAGGTCTATTTTGAATTGAACGGTCAGCCACGCTCCGTCACCGTACCGAACCGTATGGTCAAGTCCACCACCGCCATGCGTCCGAAGGCCGAGACGAACAATCCAAACCATATCGGTGCCCCGATGCCCGGCGTTGTCGCCACCATCGGCGTCAAGGCAGGTCAGCAGGTCCGCACCGGCGATCTGCTGCTCACCATCGAAGCGATGAAAATGGAAACCGGTATTCATGCCGAACGTGATGCGGTGATCAAGGAAGTGCATGTGTCGCCGGGCGGTAAAATCGATGCCAAGGATCTGCTCATTGAATTTGAGGCATAAGAAACAGGCATCCTTTCACTAAGAAAAAGCCGCTGCGGGAGAAATCCTGCAGCGGCCTTTTTGTTACCCTTTGGCACGAAGCTTACGCTTCAATGCCTGCCCCTATGCAAGGGCTCGCAGTTCGGAAGGCTTTCATTCAGCTTGCTTTGCGAAAAGTGATGCGATCGAACACATGGTCTTTCTGCACGAAATGATGATAAAGCGCAGCGAGCACATGCAACACCAGCGCTGCAATGAGCAGATTGGCCGTGAGGCTATGTACAAGCATCGGCCAGATACGGTGAGCGGCCTGATACCCTTCATAGTCACCACTCTCGACAAAGCTGCTCAGGCCGTAGATCGACATGGCGATCATGCCGGTTGCAACCATGATAAGTGGCAGAAGATAAAGAAGACCCTCAACAGCCTTTGAGGCCTTTGCCTGCCATTGGGGCCAGGAAGGATCTGCAGCAGGGCGTGCATTGATGAAAAAGAACACCAGACGTATTAGAAACAGGGCGCCGGTGGCCAGACCTGCATAATAATGAAAAGAAAGAAGCTGCATTTTGCTGGCTCCCGTCATGTCCTCCATAAGAGAACCAACGATAATTAGGCCGATAATTAGTAATGCGCCAAGCCAATGTAGAAGGATAATAGCACTAGAATATTTCTGAGGTGCATTGCTGGTCATAACAATCTCCGAGAAAGGCCCAGCCAGACAGTCTCGTCTTGATTGTCGCCGGCCGGTGCTCTGTAAGTCTTGATAAACAGGGCCGGAAAAGGTCCTCATGAGCCGAAGATGCGTGAAAGCCTGGTCCGCTTCTGTAGCATCATGCGTACTGCCTTTTTAAAGGGATATACGGATTACTGCCCATGTTATAATTCTCTATATTCGAATTATGTCATCTTATAGACAATAAGGTTGCAAATAGCGCGCAATACCGCCTTTTCGATCGGAATGATGCTAATCTCAGTGATTGTTTGCTGGCTTTGCCTGTTTGGCCAGAAAGAACCGCGCATAACACCAGCAAACATAGCCCACCACAAGCGTCGCCATGATCAACTCCAATCTGGCCAGCCAGAGGAGTGTCGCCACTGTGCCATCGCTTGCGCCCCACTGCGCCAGAAAGAGAACTGACTTGAAAAGTGCTGTGGCTCCGATCACCATGGGGAAGGTGAAAGAGGCATAGCCCGGAGAAAAGGGCAGGCGCAACAGTTTGAAAAAGCCCAGATAGGTTATCGCCGTCATCAGAATGGCGATGCCGAGCAAGAGTATAACCAGCAGCTCGGACGGGCTTGGGGAAACCGCCAGATAGCCCGCCAGCGAGAGGCTTGCAGGAGCCGCCAGAATGGCAATGGTCGGTTTGGCTGCATCCGGCACTTCCGGCTCGAAAATGAGCCGATAAAGCATGACAGGTAGCATGATGGCATAGCTGATGAGCCCCAACCAGAAAAGCCCCATGGCTAATCCTGCCCAACTGCCTCCCGGACTTGTAAGATCAGCCACGATAATGCCTACAGGCGGAATATACCAACTGGGCACCAGTTGTGGCAATCGGAAGCTCTTTCCTCGCTCCCAAAAGAAAAACAGCAGCAGGATAATGTGAAGACCGACAGCCAGAAGCCACAGGCCGGTGCCAATCCGTCCTCCAATGGCGGCAGACACAAGCATCAGGGCCATGCTGTAAGTCGGCAGGATGCTACCGATCACGGGATGCTTGAGCTCGTCTTTGAGAAGGTTCGGAGCCCAGAGGAACTTGACCAACAACAGGGCAAGAAGGATGCTGCTCAGAATGGCGCCAGTGGACGCAGCCATGCCTGCAAACAGGCCAGTATTTTCTAGGCTCCAGCCCAGACTGCCAATGCCAAGCGCCAGGCCAGCCAAGGGAGTGGGTAGGGAAGTTGGACGAAAAAAACTGCTTGCCATGGTGTACCTACAAGGGCTGAAGAAACGGGAGGGACCGCATGGATATATGCTGCCGCTCACAAAACAGATCATGCATTCTATTGAAGTATTTCCTATACTTGAAATTGGCCTTTGCGACAACACTCAGAGCAACGAGTGGGGTGGCCATGGAGGCACTTGTATAAAAACAGCTGTTGCATCCGGTCACTAGCCGCCATGCCAGAACATGACTTGCCAAACAGGACTGTTTCGATCATCGTTACAAGAAGCAAGAAGCAAGAAGCAAGAAGCAAGAAGCAAGAAGCAAGAAGCAAGAAGCAAGAAGCAAGAAGCAAGAAGAATGCCCCGGCAGAGCAAAGTCTGGATCAACCAGACAAAGAATAAGCCGGGTGATGGAGGGACCATGAAGCTTGCAGTAATTGGGTTGGGTATGGCCGCGCGTGCCCATGTCGCCGCGCTTGAATCCTTACATGAGCGTGTTGAGTTGACCGGACTTTACATGCGAAACAAGAACCGGTTGGCATCTGCAGCCGAGGCGATGCAGGTCAAGGCGTTCCCGTCCTTGGAAGCCATTGCAGAGGACAGTGATACAGACGCAGTATTGCTGCTCACTCCGCCCGATAGCCGGCTGGATATCGTGGCGCTTCTGTCCAAGGCGGGCAAACATGTGCTGATGGAAAAGCCGCTTGAGCGCACCCTTCCGGCAGCAACCCAGATTGTCGAACTGTGTGAAAAGGCTGGGGTGCACTTGGGAACCGTGCTTCAGCATCGTGTTCGTCCGGGGGCTCTTCGCCTGAAAAAACTGTTGGATGAAAAGCAGCTTGGTGAGATCGCCATGGTGCGCGTGGATGTGCCCTGGTGGCGTTCCCAAGACTATTACGACCAGCCTGGCAGAGGAACCTACGATCAGGATGGTGGGGGCGTGCTGATCACACAGGCCATTCACGTCTTGGATTTGATGTTGCACCTGCTCGGACCGGTCAAATCTGTGCAGGCCATGTTGGCCACCACTCAGTTGCATGAAATGGAAGCGGAAGATTTTGCCAGCGCCGCCGTGTTG contains the following coding sequences:
- a CDS encoding cytochrome b, with the translated sequence MRTFSGPVYQDLQSTGRRQSRRDCLAGPFSEIVMTSNAPQKYSSAIILLHWLGALLIIGLIIVGSLMEDMTGASKMQLLSFHYYAGLATGALFLIRLVFFFINARPAADPSWPQWQAKASKAVEGLLYLLPLIMVATGMIAMSIYGLSSFVESGDYEGYQAAHRIWPMLVHSLTANLLIAALVLHVLAALYHHFVQKDHVFDRITFRKAS
- a CDS encoding thioesterase family protein, yielding MRIGPDTRADYKTFQVVPTRWNDNDSFGHLNNAVHYSLFDSAIAGWLMENTSLDVANDEQICVVVENGCNYFEEISFPDVVTVGLRITHIGTSSVRYEIGLFRNDDLVTAARGHFVHVYVNEKSRTPEPMNDAVRALFTSILKSAD
- a CDS encoding alpha-2-macroglobulin family protein; this translates as MARILSAIVALILISFSASQNAWALDGTYRDEVILSRDTDFYGFDFKTLKKVTLDQCQSACLKTRGCKAFTYNVKAEFCFLKSDFAKATPFKGAISGRIATRFEEEDIGKATPLTNLPQSIHNAAAKMYKEVSSSSPDVGAGTIGFDELIKRGYGAMDFNDPTRAMTLFRSALAMDPEASDIWHAYSQAAAQAARTTQDLREARTARASAINAALNAYTSSRTRTNRAAALSQLARALEATARFREAIDSFKLALEMRENPADRADYHRLLESHGFRMINHSIDADLQNPRICIQFSEELKKGFGDYASYIRINQQEPKALDVSKRQICVEGLAHGNNYQLDVREGLPADNGEQLLSNLQLDLYVRDRKPGMRFSGNNYVLPASNRRGLPLVSVNADEAKLALYRINDRSLAQLVRGSRFLSQLEEWQLSDLTENMGSPVWEGSMAITPEKNREVVTAIPIDEALPEREPGVYLMTAAATTIDLNDYPSAASQWFVISDIGLTTFSSTKSTPAGSSSEASDDLGGLQVFARSLESAAPLSGIKVQLIARNNEILGSGTSDATGMVTFDAGLMRGSDGLSPAVLTASNIDKNDFVFLDLTRAGFDLSDRGVTGRPSPEGVDVYAWTERGVYRPGEEVHVSALARDDTARAVNDLPLTFSFLRPDGVEAQRLIGSGKALGGYSVDLPLLSNAKRGGWRVQIFADPKKPALGEVSFLVEDFIPDRTDMTLTPDGDVIAVGDSATGAIEGRYLYGAPAAGLALSGDILVRETRKMDGFEGYLFGLAEEEDTGIERIPLGPLPALDADGKGQYDFSLGALRASTRPKIADLVVRMQEGSGRAIERRAQYRVKPDDIMLGIKPQFDGNQVSENSDAQFQLIAVSPDASRASQSSVDWSLVKIERQYQWYRNGSSWYSESVDLESKVADGQVDLGTGDPAKLSLPVEWGRYRLTLGDSTSVEFRAGWASAGSLDTPDGLELALDKPSYKAGETAKLKVSPRFAGKLLLAIGTDRIRKTLSVDVPAEGTTLDIPVEEDWGAGAYLLANLYRPSDKGASRNPMRAIGVEWLGVSPEERALSISMEAPETIRPREQMEVPVKVDGLEAGEEAYVTVALVDEGILNLTGYKTPDPVGRYFGQRRLGVDIRDLYGRLIDGSNGAFGALRTGGDGGGPQMDASGDVPTQELVAFVSGIVRLDENGAAKVAFDIPQFNGTARLMATAWTDNAVGSSDEDTIIRDPIVVHVSLPKVLAPGDTSRAIIELTNLEAPEGDYHLELITSESLALDIAKAPETVTLKKDEMVSLSVPLSGFKEGMGDVTVKLTSTSGDGLGILYDAQMPVRSGVLPLTTVTRVPLAAGGGELKLDAAWMAGLQKHNATLSVSVNEPGTYDVASLLMQLDRYPYGCAEQITSRALPLLYAKELAFNLPEELASLSGTAMKERIQKAINKLLSYQSDMGGFSLWGGGYVDDPWLTAYATDFLTRAQEQGFKVPQEAMKRALQDIKNRLAYQSDLQRDSASVAYGLYDLARNRLASAGDLRYYVETKLDSFDSPFSRAQLGAALALYGDRTRAERAFDSALWLAERREGDMAMSEGGVYSFSSLQRDVAGMLALASEVSPALGSLEGIKALARRIHDPEKRLNTQEQVWMVLAARAEAEATTDLGIAVNGVASSGPLVASYNGQAIDEEPVTIVNGGDAPLEALVTVVASPSEPLPAGGNGFAISRSYHALDGSPVNVAEVKQNERLVVVVNATQFDDVPSRLMISDLLPAGLEVENPHLVKSAEQQNFSWLPKTDVAHVEFRKDRVLAAINREQGGAKDFTIAYTVRAVSPGSFMHPAAVIEDMYRPEKAARTASGWMNVIR
- a CDS encoding pyruvate carboxylase gives rise to the protein MADFKKILIANRGEIAIRVMRAANELGKRTVAIYAEEDKLSLHRFKADEAYRVGAGMGPVAAYLSISEIIRVAKESGADAIHPGYGLLSENPEFVDACTEAGITFIGPKAETMRKLGDKASARKVAIEAGVPVIPATEVLGDDMEEIAREAEKIGYPLMLKASWGGGGRGMRPINGPNELEDKIREGRREAENAFGNGEGYLEKMIIKARHVEVQILGDSHGGMYHLFERDCSVQRRNQKVVERAPAPYLSEEQRKEICELGYKICKHVNYECAGTVEFLMDMDSGNFYFIEVNPRVQVEHTVTEEVTGIDIVQSQIKIAEGKTIEEATGVASQEEVQLHGHALQCRVTTEDPQNNFIPDYGRLNAYRSATGMGVRLDGGTAYTGGVITRYYDSLLTKVTAWAPTPEQAIARMDRALREFRVRGVSTNIRFVENLLKHPTFLDNSYTTKFIDTTPELFAFKKRRDRGTKVLTYIADITVNGHPEAKDRPRPAEGLRAPVIPAPRAEKPAAGTRNLLDEKGPQAVADWMKEQKQLLLTDTTMRDGHQSLLATRMRSIDMIKVAPSYAVNLPQLFSVEAWGGATFDVAYRFLQECPWQRLRDLRSYMPNIMIQMLLRGSNGVGYTNYPDNVVQSFVKQAAISGVDLFRVFDSLNWVENMRVAMDAVLENNKLCEGTICYTGDIYDPNRAKYDLNYYVKMGKELRDAGAHILGLKDMAGLLKPAQARVLVKALKEEVGLPIHLHTHDTSGISAATVLAASEAGVDAVDAAMDAFSGSTSQPCLGSIAEALRNTDRDSGLDVEAIRDVSRYWEAVRGQYAAFESGTAAPASEVYLHEMPGGQFTNLKAQARSMGLEERWHEVAQTYADVNLMFGDIPKVTPSSKVVGDMALMMVSQGLTRKQVEDPTVDLSFPDSVIDMMRGNLGQPKGGFPANIIEKVLKGDKPNTERPGKHLPPVDLEDVRAKLSEELEGFAIDDEDLNGYLMYPKVFLDYMGRHRLYGPVRTLPTKTFFYGMEQGEEISAEISPGKTLEIRMQAISETNDEGDVKVYFELNGQPRSVTVPNRMVKSTTAMRPKAETNNPNHIGAPMPGVVATIGVKAGQQVRTGDLLLTIEAMKMETGIHAERDAVIKEVHVSPGGKIDAKDLLIEFEA